From the genome of Onthophagus taurus isolate NC chromosome 5, IU_Otau_3.0, whole genome shotgun sequence, one region includes:
- the LOC111413400 gene encoding microsomal triacylglycerol transfer protein produces MENKMCKVVFGLLLCGLSSGFVLTSSTSDEFENAFLEKGKTWVYDYSSKTQLSNKNDPNQIGFLLKATVIVESVWDSSDFNRILKISVTHPKIFLQSPKSSDESKIKELNNEDFYVLWKNGVVDRILLRKQEDLGLVNLKKGIVSLFQLKFEDQTLKEQDSSGICDVTYQHLDDFVEKTKKNCENFDLSYVFNTEPILSTKTISSISTIYKINKKEIENAISKEHHEIFLQAKEEIGGEILIEQNLKLISTKESKNVMNQRTYDQVKQKLIDDFGDFKEENLLTQKDFSNSQKPISFANLINEFRDNLKSKNLGKLISAKTIIPLINAAKKSNKDEILKVLNAKKNQKILPQLYDILAYVQTDQSHEAVMKKLHFDDSKNEDNNERYLWGCQLVSNPNPNIVIDLLNKFKKTENVPKKIQETLLLSISSMTSKLSNLNKLGYSKIVGIVKETLLNNLDVANHDDKIMYLRALRNLKSSQTIFKLLEIITNKKSGVKEEVLAWKALKSMNNLKDFKDVLIVAYKTYFQLDKKHDSSSRTLAGDVLLQSDPSDDLLEDFLHYLLNEDKEYEVKKYVLQQIEMMAEDDVNFKARVLKIIRNNKKLNNYSGLSPKGLSLSLRRKFMDSKSINGSLLTIQEMSNGIVKRGIVNVVMDQNNDIQELASLGIFSSGLGTFMSSDSSEEDETTTAGMELAILGTQIRPFIFFEGQGELMGHVWSGTASERTTAFQALILIQDHQEYLRLGPGFIIDVDFKGAASFDLAGKIEMSLWNRNAQALIEKSLGYEGIGSIILDNSFANLKVEFKITVEPSLFLNADIDFSSKVALCMRLSQPETEFRSVVKKEINGKDALKISQRKSKIPGRTYALNKKNDEKCTEMFNT; encoded by the exons gTAACTCAcccaaaaatctttttgcAATCACCAAAATCAAGTgatgaatcaaaaataaaagaattaaacaacGAAGATTTTTATGTGTTGTGGAAAAATGGGGTTGTAGACCgtattttgttaagaaaacaAGAAGATTTAGGCTTGGTGAATCTAAAAAAAGGAATCGTAAGTTTATTCCAACTCAAATTTGAAGATCAAACTTTAAAGGAACAAGATTCATCTGGAATTTGCGATGTAACCTACCAACATTTAGATGATTTCgttgaaaaaacgaaaaagaattgCGAAAATTTCGATTTATCTTACGTCTTCAACACGGAACCAATTTTAAGCACGAAAAcgatttcttcaatttcaacgatttataaaataaacaaaaaggaaaTCGAGAATGCAATCTCGAAAGAACATCACGAAATATTCTTACAAGCCAAAGAAGAAATTGGGGGGGAAATTTTAATCgaacaaaatttaaagttaatttcgACGAAAGAGAGTAAGAATGTAATGAATCAAAGAACTTACGATcaagtaaaacaaaaattaatcgacGATTTCGGCgattttaaagaggaaaatTTGCTAAcacaaaaagatttttcaaattccCAAAAACCAATTTCTTTCGCAAACTTAATAAATGAATTTCGCGACAATTTGAAGTCGAAAAATTTGGGGAAACTAATTTCGGCAAAAACGATAATCCCTTTAATTAACGCTGCCaaaaaaagtaacaaagatgaaattttaaaggttttaaacgcgaaaaagaatcaaaaaattttacccCAACTCTACGACATTCTCGCTTACGTCCAAACCGATCAATCTCACGAAGCTGTGATGAAAAAATTACACTTCGACGATTCAAAAAACGAAGATAATAATGAAAGATATCTTTGGGGGTGCCAATTAGTGTCAAATCCGAACCCTAACATAGTTATCGacctattaaataaatttaaaaagactGAAAATGTACCAAAGAAAATCCaagaaactttattattaagtatttCATCAATGACATCGAAATTatctaatttaaacaaattggGTTACTCAAAAATCGTTGGGATCGTTAAAGAAACGCTCCTAAATAACTTAGATGTAGCTAATCACGATGATAAAATCATGTATTTAAGGGCGTTGAGAAATTTGAAATCATCACAAACGATTTTTAAGTTACTAGAGATAATTACGAATAAAAAAAGTGGGGTTAAAGAGGAAGTTTTAGCGTGGAAAGCTTTAAAAAgtatgaataatttaaaagattttaaagatGTTTTAATCGTCGCTTACAAAACTTATTTCCAATTGGATAAAAAGCACGATTCAAGTTCGAGAACTTTAGCGGGCGATGTTTTATTACAATCCGATCCAAGTGATGATCttttagaagattttttacattatttattaaacgaaGATAAAGAATACGAAGTTAAAAAGTACGTTTTGCAACAAATTGAAATGATGGCTGAAGatgatgttaattttaaagcgagggttttaaaaattattagaaataataaaaaattaaataattattcagGGTTATCCCCCAAAGGGTTATCTTTATCATTGAGGAGGAAATTTATGGATTCGAAATCAATTAATGGAAGTTTATTAACAATACAAGAAATGTCGAATGGAATTGTTAAAAGAGGGATTGTTAATGTTGTGATGGATCAAAATAATGATATACAAGAATTAGCtagt ttaggTATATTTTCAAGTGGTTTAGGAACTTTCATGTCATCAGATTCATCTGAAGAAGATGAAACGACCACGGCAGGTATGGAATTAGCAATTTTAGGAACTCAGATTCGCCCCTTTATCTTTTTCGAAGGCCAAGGCGAATTAATGGGCCACGTTTGGTCGGGAACCGCATCAGAGCGAACCACCGCATTTCAAgcgttaattttaatacaagaTCACCAAGAATATTTAAGATTAGGACCGGGATTTATCATCGACGTTGATTTTAAAGGGGCGGCGTCGTTCGATTTAGCCGGAAAAATCGAAATGTCTTTGTGGAATAGAAACGCTCAAGCTCTAATCGAAAAATCGTTGGGTTATGAAGGAATTGGATCGATAATTTTAGATAATTCGTTCGCTAATTTAAaggttgagtttaaaattacGGTTGAACCGAGTTTGTTTTTAAACGCGGATATCGATTTTTCCTCGAAAGTTGCGTTGTGTATGAGATTAAGTCAGCCTGAAACTGAGTTTAG gaGTGTCgttaaaaaggaaattaatggGAAAGATGCTTTGAAGATTAGCcaaagaaaaagtaaaattcCTGGAAGAACTTATGcgttaaataagaaaaacgaTGAGAAATGTACCGAAAtgtttaacacgtga